A window of the Lactuca sativa cultivar Salinas chromosome 5, Lsat_Salinas_v11, whole genome shotgun sequence genome harbors these coding sequences:
- the LOC111887310 gene encoding transcription factor DIVARICATA isoform X1 translates to MKWETDILSNSSSWMMEDSLKSRIWTPLENKLFENALAKFDKDTPDRWQRVAEMVPGKTVVDVMRQYKELEDDVSSIEAGLYPKYGYNNNTCPFTLEWGNNHGLNTSRSPPYGGGGKRSPVDVIAAGRPVEQERKKGVPWTEEEHKLFLLGLKKYGKGDWRNISRNYVVTRTPTQVASHAQKYFIRQLSGGKDKRRASIHDITTVNVNENQNSLPKNKRTSPEQCKFQWSHPGGGGGDAAMAFDQTNGSMFMSPRYKGNGGLHEFYGGSQSMVFQMQPAMHYPHG, encoded by the exons ATGAAGTGGGAAACAGATATCCTTTCGAATTCGTCAAGCTGGATGATGGAAGATAGCTTAAAGAGCAGAATATGGACTCCTCTTGAGAACAAATTGTTCGAGAATGCGCTTGCAAAGTTTGATAAAGACACCCCTGATCGGTGGCAGAGGGTGGCGGAGATGGTCCCGGGGAAGACGGTGGTGGATGTGATGCGACAGTATAAGGAATTGGAAGATGACGTGAGCAGTATTGAAGCAGGGCTATATCCCAAGTATGGGTATAATAATAACACTTGTCCTTTTACTTTAGAATGGGGGAATAATCATGGTTTGAATACGTCCAGGTCTCCGCCGTATGGCGGCGGAGGAAAGAGGTCTCCGGTGGATGTGATCGCTGCCGGTCGCCCTGTTgaacaagaaaggaaaaaggGAGTTCCGTGGACAGAAGAAGAGCACAA ATTGTTTCTATTGGGGCTAAAGAAGTATGGAAAAGGAGATTGGAGAAATATATCAAGAAACTACGTTGTGACAAGAACACCAACGCAAGTTGCAAGCCATGCTCAGAAGTATTTCATCCGGCAGCTTTCCGGTGGGAAAGATAAGAGAAGAGCAAGTATTCATGATATAACAACAGTGAACGTTAATGAAAATCAAAACTCCTTGCCAAAAAATAAAAGAACATCACCGGAGCAATGTAAGTTTCAGTGGAGCCAccccggtggtggtggtggtgatgcagCCATGGCATTCGACCAAACAAATGGGAGCATGTTTATGTCTCCGAGATACAAAGGTAATGGTGGTTTACATGAATTTTATGGTGGATCTCAGAGCATGGTTTTTCAGATGCAACCTGCGATGCATTACCCTCATGGATGA
- the LOC111887310 gene encoding transcription factor DIVARICATA isoform X3, translated as MKWETDILSNSSSWMMEDSLKSRIWTPLENKLFENALAKFDKDTPDRWQRVAEMVPGKTVVDVMRQYKELEDDVSSIEAGLYPKSPPYGGGGKRSPVDVIAAGRPVEQERKKGVPWTEEEHKLFLLGLKKYGKGDWRNISRNYVVTRTPTQVASHAQKYFIRQLSGGKDKRRASIHDITTVNVNENQNSLPKNKRTSPEQCKFQWSHPGGGGGDAAMAFDQTNGSMFMSPRYKGNGGLHEFYGGSQSMVFQMQPAMHYPHG; from the exons ATGAAGTGGGAAACAGATATCCTTTCGAATTCGTCAAGCTGGATGATGGAAGATAGCTTAAAGAGCAGAATATGGACTCCTCTTGAGAACAAATTGTTCGAGAATGCGCTTGCAAAGTTTGATAAAGACACCCCTGATCGGTGGCAGAGGGTGGCGGAGATGGTCCCGGGGAAGACGGTGGTGGATGTGATGCGACAGTATAAGGAATTGGAAGATGACGTGAGCAGTATTGAAGCAGGGCTATATCCCAA GTCTCCGCCGTATGGCGGCGGAGGAAAGAGGTCTCCGGTGGATGTGATCGCTGCCGGTCGCCCTGTTgaacaagaaaggaaaaaggGAGTTCCGTGGACAGAAGAAGAGCACAA ATTGTTTCTATTGGGGCTAAAGAAGTATGGAAAAGGAGATTGGAGAAATATATCAAGAAACTACGTTGTGACAAGAACACCAACGCAAGTTGCAAGCCATGCTCAGAAGTATTTCATCCGGCAGCTTTCCGGTGGGAAAGATAAGAGAAGAGCAAGTATTCATGATATAACAACAGTGAACGTTAATGAAAATCAAAACTCCTTGCCAAAAAATAAAAGAACATCACCGGAGCAATGTAAGTTTCAGTGGAGCCAccccggtggtggtggtggtgatgcagCCATGGCATTCGACCAAACAAATGGGAGCATGTTTATGTCTCCGAGATACAAAGGTAATGGTGGTTTACATGAATTTTATGGTGGATCTCAGAGCATGGTTTTTCAGATGCAACCTGCGATGCATTACCCTCATGGATGA
- the LOC111887310 gene encoding transcription factor DIVARICATA isoform X2: MKWETDILSNSSSWMMEDSLKSRIWTPLENKLFENALAKFDKDTPDRWQRVAEMVPGKTVVDVMRQYKELEDDVSSIEAGLYPKYGSPPYGGGGKRSPVDVIAAGRPVEQERKKGVPWTEEEHKLFLLGLKKYGKGDWRNISRNYVVTRTPTQVASHAQKYFIRQLSGGKDKRRASIHDITTVNVNENQNSLPKNKRTSPEQCKFQWSHPGGGGGDAAMAFDQTNGSMFMSPRYKGNGGLHEFYGGSQSMVFQMQPAMHYPHG, from the exons ATGAAGTGGGAAACAGATATCCTTTCGAATTCGTCAAGCTGGATGATGGAAGATAGCTTAAAGAGCAGAATATGGACTCCTCTTGAGAACAAATTGTTCGAGAATGCGCTTGCAAAGTTTGATAAAGACACCCCTGATCGGTGGCAGAGGGTGGCGGAGATGGTCCCGGGGAAGACGGTGGTGGATGTGATGCGACAGTATAAGGAATTGGAAGATGACGTGAGCAGTATTGAAGCAGGGCTATATCCCAAGTATGG GTCTCCGCCGTATGGCGGCGGAGGAAAGAGGTCTCCGGTGGATGTGATCGCTGCCGGTCGCCCTGTTgaacaagaaaggaaaaaggGAGTTCCGTGGACAGAAGAAGAGCACAA ATTGTTTCTATTGGGGCTAAAGAAGTATGGAAAAGGAGATTGGAGAAATATATCAAGAAACTACGTTGTGACAAGAACACCAACGCAAGTTGCAAGCCATGCTCAGAAGTATTTCATCCGGCAGCTTTCCGGTGGGAAAGATAAGAGAAGAGCAAGTATTCATGATATAACAACAGTGAACGTTAATGAAAATCAAAACTCCTTGCCAAAAAATAAAAGAACATCACCGGAGCAATGTAAGTTTCAGTGGAGCCAccccggtggtggtggtggtgatgcagCCATGGCATTCGACCAAACAAATGGGAGCATGTTTATGTCTCCGAGATACAAAGGTAATGGTGGTTTACATGAATTTTATGGTGGATCTCAGAGCATGGTTTTTCAGATGCAACCTGCGATGCATTACCCTCATGGATGA